The following is a genomic window from Numida meleagris isolate 19003 breed g44 Domestic line chromosome 25, NumMel1.0, whole genome shotgun sequence.
ATATTGGCTCGGTGTCCACACACACCACTCAGCCCTGGGAGCCCTGTTCAAACACTGTCTTTTTATGTCAGACATTTCCAAATTCCGTTCTCACTCCCCCACGCGCCCCCCCCTTGGGTTTATACATCAACCAGTGCCTGGAGTCCTTATCGCTGCGAAGGGCTCTCCTCACCCTGGAGGGCTATTGTGTGAGTTTTTAAGTCATGACTCCTAGATATTGAGCAGGGCCGGTTTGGCTAGTTCTGGGCAAACAGGCTCCTGCTGATGATTGGCATTTAAACAGAGCAGGTAATAGTTCAGCCTCCATGATCTGTGGCCAGGCCATGGCTCCGGACCACTCACAAGGGGATGGAGCGCAGCAGTGGAGTGAAGCCCACCTTCCCCAGGAGGGATCCAGGGGTCCCCCCGCCCATCCCCAGGCACTCACGCAGTCCAGCTTGCTCTTCTTCCACAGGTAGAAGGGATCAGCCAGCTGCTTGAGGGAGTTCTTCAGGTTGACGGCGATGAGGGCTCCCAGGACAGACTGTGGAGGAGAGGGCATGGTGTCACCAGGTGCGTGGAGCTGAGGATGTGCCTCATTTCAAGGCAGATGCTTTCCCATCCCACCAGCTCAGCGGAGGTGATGAAGATTACAGAGATCACGTTTGGAGCACAATGGTTTAAAAGAGCACTGTTTCCTGCAGACAGGACCCCAGCCCACAGCGAATCATGCTGTGCAGTGGTTTGCATCAAGCAAGGCTTGATGAGTTCTCTGAAGCAAAGCTGAGTGTTCTCCAGCATGGAGAGCttgagatgctgctgctgcacttttTGCACATCTGTTCACGTTACCTTTGGAAGAGGTTCAAGATAGATTCCCAGAGAAAGCATGGTCACCATAACCACCAGTGCCACAAAGAAGCTTGCCACCtgcaaaagggagaaaaaccaTTTCATTAAACATCAGAATCTTCCTGAACCCCCTCCTGGTccttgctctcctgctgcttcaaCCAACActggagctgggtgctgcaggaccGTGTGAGCAGCCATTTGCCTCCAAGGAGCAGGCCAGAACTCCACAGTTCTGCAAGACAGCCCCAAGCTTCCCTCACgtggcagctctgctctgctccgcTCAGTCTGAGCAGCCAGACTGGGAGCACACATTGACAGCCCTATGTCTGAGACAGGTCCAGTGAACTGTACAGGGAAAAATGGGTCTGGGGGAGTATATTTTGTATTCAATAGCAATGTGAAGCACTCCTAGACAGAGCTTTTCCATGCCTGCAGCAGTGATGTCAAACTGCCAGCATGCACCCCTGCAGGGATTTGCATTGAGGATGGGGGAATACTAACTTGTGATTTCCCTCCTGCCCCGTCCACAGCAAGAGTGACGGAGAGAGCGCAGCAGATGACGTGGATTTTGAAGAAGGATCCAAAGAAGTTACTGCAGCCCAGGGCCAGCATTTCCTGGGGAGAATGGGGAACACAGTCATCGGAGTGAGCAGCTCCACTGCTGCCCTGTAGAGGTGTTTGAGAAGAGGAACTCTGCCTCAGctccccagcccatcccaggGAGGGCACCTACTCTCTGCAGTGTGTCCCACACCCTTTCCTTCCAACAAGAGGTGAGATGGGCTCCAGCCACTATGGCAGGAAAGCCTGGAAGAACCGTGCCATACAAACACGTTGTCAACTGTTGACACACTATGGGCAGGGCTTCATGTGGTATGCATGGCTCTCATTGAAAGCTACCACTGTGCCAGTGATGACAGGAGTGGATTATTTAATGTCCTGCCTCTCACAGTATCTAGGTGACACACCAGGAATCCAGGCCCTTCTCTGCTTGGTAAGAAACACATGTGCTTCGCTGTGCTTCAAACACCCGCAAAAACACCATCTGGGTCAGAACTTGGGGCTGAAGCCTCAGCTCTGgaggcaaagcaaagcagtgagCTGAAGCTAAGTCTTTTCCCCCCTGTGGCAGTGCCTCTCCCACCTGTAGGAAATGGATCTGCCATGTCCTTTCGGCCCCTGCCTGGCATGCTGCCACGTGTGTGGGAGAAGCACGTACATTTTGAGCAGCCACGTGCATTTACAAGCTTCCCATTCATGCAGCAAGCTCTTCCTTTCACGCCTGAGAGCCAGAGGAACATTCCTGCATCCCTCCAGAGCAAGCGTTACCTGGTTGGGGTCCACATCGTAGCCATGCTTGGCTGCCAGCGTCCTCCCCATGGCCAGGTTGATCACGTAGCTCACGATGGCGAGCGAGAAGGCTGTGCCGATCATGTCCTTCCACTTGTTCACCAGGGGCAGGGTGGGCTCTGGGAACCTGCATTCAGAACAGAGGCAAGAGGCAGTTGGAACGCCAGCACTGGAGGCAGGGATGTGCGTTTGGGAATGGTGTCTAAATGTGTCTAAGCTGTGGACAGGGGTAGGGGATGGTGGCATGGTGGAAcagggcacagcagagctgcctggcagCCCTGAAAGGAGATTTGTTGTCGAGCAGGGAGGGGTTTTCCAGGCTGCAGAacgaggaggaggaagggaaattATTTGGATGGTGATTCAGATGTGCATACACGCTTACCCCATGCTGATCTTCCCAACCACTGGCATGTTGTACTTTTCGGGCATGTTAAAGCTGCCAGAGATTGCAGTGGCAACTATTACCTGTAAGTGCAGGGAGCAAAAGAGCAGTGAGCAGAAGGAACATGAGCTCTCTCAGAAGCATTAAGTGGTACTCCTGGGGCTGATGGTAGGAAATTAGCACCAAATTCAGACTGGAATGGGAGAGAAAATCCCATGCAGAAGTTTTGTTTCTCGTATTTGGCATCACCAGGATGCAGGTGCAGTCTAAGAGGGATGAGCTGGGTTTCAGTGATATCCTCCATGAGGATGGCCCAGTTTCGGACCCTAGCATACTGCACTGAGCATGGACATGCTATATTTCTCCAAAGTCCCCCTCTGAGCAGAACTGGGTGTCCCAGGGCTGCAATGGGAGGGGAAGTTCTGTCTCCGGGAGGTCTGAGGGACAGCTCATATGTCACTTACGATGATGATCTCCATGGGAATGGGCATCCGGATCTTTTTCATGTACTTCAGGTTGAGCTCCTTGACGATGATCAGGAGCACAGCGCTGATCAAGGAGTAGACCAGGGAGGCCACGTTGGTTTTGGGCAGACCTTTGCAAATATCAATGAATGTCTAaaggggagagaagaggagaaagtgTCATGGGAACCAGAGACTCCAGACACAGTGGACGGTACTCATTATGGTAATCACTTGCAAACACCCTGAGATGCAAtgggcagcagtgcaggtgtGCAGCCAGCTGCGTTCCCCCTCCCTCCAGCCTCTCCCCTTCTCCTAGTCCCAGTTTCCCCAGCACAGTGACTGTGGTGCCTGTGGTGTGGTGGGGAGGAGGTACAGGGAAGTCCCCTGTCCAAGCACCCACTTACATAGACGATAGCTAAGGGCCCGGTGTAAGACTGGACTGTCAAGCCGAAGACGTACTTGAGCACGGAGATGAGgatctgcagccctgctgctgtcatGAAGCCCCTGATGAAAGACTCTGACAGGTAGATAGCAACAAAGCCAAACTGCACGAATCCCAGGCACAGCTAGGGCAGGACAGACAAGGCGTTATTAGAAATGGGCCAGCCCCAGTGGGGCCACTTCCAGCAtctgctgccagcccctgccTCTGCTCCAGGGAGGATGAATCCCCGGGGGTCAGCTTTGGACAGGGCACACAGCAGAGGTGGTGCAGTGTCCTTACTTGTATGATGGCAGTCAGGCAGGCTAACGTGGCAGAAATCTCCAGTCTGGCTGCTTCCATGGCTGTGGTATTCACGCTGGTCTCGTTGGTAGTGTGGTTAAAGTACTGGAAGTCTGACTCTGGAGCCAGCTCATGGCAGACGTTGCCAACAATAATGCTGATGACTGCAAAAGTACCTTTGGCACAACACAGTGATGTCAGTAGTTTGCTCTGGAGAGCGTCCTGTCCTGGAAAGCACTCAGACAGGTTAGGCTGTCCTGAGCCCATCATGGGATCAAGGACACCGTAAGCCATGCCTGCCCAAATGCTGCTACTCCAGGACACACTGAGTATTCCCAGCCAGTCGATATTTAGCTGCCCTGTGCAGAGACTTGCTCTGCAGACTCACCTGGGACCATCTGGTGGATACCACCAAGGAAGAGGTACGTTATCagggggaagaaggaggagTAGAGCCCATTGACGGGTGGCAGGTTGGCCAGCAGCGCAAAAGCCATCCCTGGGGAACACAAGGGGAAGGTGCAGGTCAGCCTGGTGtgagcagcccctgccctgctcatGCTCTGGTCCTGGTCCTGAGGATGCTGACAGCCCCAGAGCTGAGCACCATGTGGCCAGCATGGGTGCTGCTttccaggcagagctggaaaggGAAGGGCTCCACAGGAACACAGAGGGATGAGCAAGTGGGAGGGAGAGCTTGGGTTTGCATGTGCCAGCAGTGAAGTAGCTAACTCCCACAGACTGTGCATCCGCTGTGCTATCCCTCTTGGTGATCAGGAATGCTGTTGCTTCTCACCTTGAGGAACCTGGATTGTCCCCGCGCTGACCCCACCGAGAACATCAGGCAAAATGTACTCCTTGATTTTATACTTGGGAAGCCACACAAGTATTGGGAACAGGCTGAAGAGAATGAGCTTGAACCTGGAAGCTGAACATCTggaggagacaaaaaaaaaaaacaggcagagaagtaaagaaggaaggaagcaatcAGGGACATGAGCAAGGAAGGGAAcaaggaagcaaggaaggacTTTCCAAGGAATGTCTCAACATTTCCCCGATACCAAATCCTGTGCCCAGCGTTTCGGGCACAGCCCTTCCATGCAGGTGCAAGGCTCTTGAAGTTAATTGCTGGAGGATTACTGTGGGGCCAGTCCTGGGAAGtccccagtgctgcacagcGCTGAAGGATTTGGCTGCCCGATATCTTGAGTCTTTGTTTCTAGTACAGAAGGGAGAGCCGAGCTCTGAGCTGAAACAGCTCAGAGATTGATGGGGCTGGTTCACAGAGCCAAAGATGAACTTCTGCAGGTGCTTGGTCAAAAAACCCAAAGTATGTCAGAAAGAACACTGTTCCTGAGCTGACACATGCAGCTTCTCACACCTCTGCCTGCCAACATGTGTGCTCTCCTTCCCTGTACCACTGCCTTCACTCTTCCAGGGAGCAGAGTGAGATTTCCAGGACAGCAATCAGCAGCATAATTCATCTTTCTTTAATGGAAGCCAGTACAGGAGCTGACAAAAGGAAATCCCAGCTGGAAAGCTTAAAGAAACAGTCCACATGCTCATACTTGTATCAgcatttaggtttttttttcattattaatagAATTTGGAAAAGAGCAACCCAAGTCCCAAGAGCACTTGGTGCAAGCCATTCTAATCTGTGCATTACAGCACAACAGCCGAGGCAGTGAGAACAGCATCCTGCTCCACTTGCTCCTGCACCACTTGCATTTATCccaagcttttcatccatcaaaGACCGTGGAGGTTTCCCAGGATTAAAATGTGAACTACGTCCCCAGGTCCAAATTGTAACCCAATTCCAGACCAGCTCTGGTGTAGTTTTGCCCCAGGAGTAGCGATAGGATTCTGTGTTACCTGAAAAGGTTTTTCAACTTGTCCCCAACGGGataacttctgcttttcttctcaaacTCTTCATCAAAGAGGCTGACCGAGTACGCAGGGCGCTCGATGGCATAGCGGGGTCTGGCGTGGCTCATCTCTGGATCATTGAAaaatttcccagaaaaaaaagaacaagaaaagccaAGAATGTGACTGGAGCTGGCCCCACCTGTGGTATAACAGACCGGACACCTCCAGCGTCTGGGAGCCCTCCCCGAACATCTCCACCCTAAATAGTTTCCCCATGCGCAGAGGCAGGCACTGGGAGTGGCTTCTCCGGCACCGGGGGCTGCTTCTCCCCACGAGCCTTCCCCAGCGAGTTTGAGGTGATGCTGGTGAGTGATGCTGCATGAAGGGACAGAGCCCATCCTGGACTGTCTGACAGATAAGCACAAATGTttgtcccagctctgccagtgaCTGCCCTTTTTGCCTTGGGCAGGTGCCTTGAGACATctcgtgcctcagtttccctgccTGCCATCAGGGttggcacagcagcaccagacAGAACAGCTCTGACACCGCAGATACCGGCGCTGCGATGAAACGCAGTTCCCATTCAAGAAGTCCCTGTTTCACTACCTACTGCCCTCATTGGCATCCAGCAGCCTTCCTACCTCCCATTTGCCTTGAGAGGCTGCGAACTTGTCC
Proteins encoded in this region:
- the SLC26A9 gene encoding solute carrier family 26 member 9, which translates into the protein MSHARPRYAIERPAYSVSLFDEEFEKKSRSYPVGDKLKNLFRCSASRFKLILFSLFPILVWLPKYKIKEYILPDVLGGVSAGTIQVPQGMAFALLANLPPVNGLYSSFFPLITYLFLGGIHQMVPGTFAVISIIVGNVCHELAPESDFQYFNHTTNETSVNTTAMEAARLEISATLACLTAIIQLCLGFVQFGFVAIYLSESFIRGFMTAAGLQILISVLKYVFGLTVQSYTGPLAIVYTFIDICKGLPKTNVASLVYSLISAVLLIIVKELNLKYMKKIRMPIPMEIIIVIVATAISGSFNMPEKYNMPVVGKISMGFPEPTLPLVNKWKDMIGTAFSLAIVSYVINLAMGRTLAAKHGYDVDPNQEMLALGCSNFFGSFFKIHVICCALSVTLAVDGAGGKSQVASFFVALVVMVTMLSLGIYLEPLPKSVLGALIAVNLKNSLKQLADPFYLWKKSKLDCLVWLVSFLAAFFLSLPYGVAVGVGFSVLVVVFHTQFRNGSALGQITSMDIYKNPKAYNKVHELNGIKIVTYCSPLYFANSEIFREKIIAKTGVDPGKVYLARKKYVKWQEKGTAQPPTKPPKFLLRQNKTLSLQELQKDFESTSPTDTNNNQTTANGASISYVTFRPPANGAGQVHTSSELGSTTTLQGSTFSVMPTADVDPMATAPPYVSFHTIILDMSGVCFVDLMGTKALGKLCSSYQKIGIKVFLANVHAQVYNDISTGGVFEEGGLDRKHIFLTIHDAVLFALANIKEVVHPPILEERPNQTELSIYDESVDESSSEFTNLEEEMFGSMFHSETQTAL